Part of the Solwaraspora sp. WMMA2065 genome is shown below.
GCCGGAGCCGGTCACCGTCACCGCGCCGCGCCCCGTCCGCTGGCCGGTCCTGGTGCAGGGCTGGCACGATCTGACGTTCCTGCACTGGCCGGTGGACCCGGCGGTGGTCGCCCCACTGCTGCCGCCGGGCACCCGGCCGGACACCTTCGACGGCACCAGCTACGTCGGGCTGATCGGGTTCCGGATGGTCGGCGTCGGTTTCGGTCCCGGTCCGGGCATCCCGTACCTGGGCACCTTCTGCGAAACGAACGTACGGCTCTACTCGGTCGACGACGCCGGCCGGCGCGGGGTGGTGTTCCGGTCCCTGGACGCGGCCCGGCTGCTGCCGGTGCTGGTGGCGATGGCCATCCTGCGGCTGCCGTACCTGTGGTCGCGGATGCGGCTGGACCGCGCCCACAGTGGCCTTTGCACCGGGCTGAGCTGGTCGACCTGGCCGACGACCTGGTCGCCGCCGGCGGGCTGCCGGCACCGGAGGGCCCGCCGGTGAGCGTCCTCTACTCCCCCGGCGTGCCGGTCCGGTTCGGGCGGCCGGTCACCGTCACAGGTCACGCAGCGCGCGGTGCAGCACTTCCCGGGTCCGGTCCGGCGGGTCGGCCTCGATGAACAGCCGCCCGACGGCGGCCGCGTACCGGTCGACCTCTTCCCGCTTGTCCAGGTAGAGCGCGCTGGTCAGATGCTCCAGGTAGACCACATCGGGCAGTTCCTGCTCCGGGAAGCGCAGGATGCTGAAGGCCCCACCGGCAGCCGCGTGCCCGCCGCTGCGGAACCGGACCACCTGCAGCCGTACGCCCGGCTGCTCGCTCGCCTCGGCGAGCGCCTCGATCTGCCCGCGCAGCACCCGCGCTCCGCCGATCGGCCGGCACAGCACCGCCTCGTCGATCACCGCCCAGACGCGGGGTGCGTCGGCCCGGTCCAGCACCCGCTTGCGAGCCATCCGCAGCTCGACCCGGCGGTCCACCTCACGAACACCGGACTCGCTGAACCCGATGTCGATGACCGCGCGGGCGTACTCCTCGGTCTGCAGCAGCCCCGGCACGAACTGGATCTCGTAGGTGCGGATCAGGCTGGCCGCCGACTCCAGGTCCAGGTAGTACTGGAACCAGGTGGGCAGCAGGTCGCCGTACGGATGCCACCAGCCTGGCTGGTTGGTCTCCCGGGCGAGGGTGATCAGCTCGTCGCGTTCCAGGTGGTCGGTTACACCGTAAAGGGTGAGCAGGTCGTCCACGTCGCGTTCCTTGAACCCGACCCGGCCCAGCTCCATCCGACTGATCTTCGACTCGGAGGCCCGGATGGTCCAGCCGGCGTCCTCCCGGCTGATCCCCTTGGCCTCGCGTAGTCGGCGCAGCCGAGCACCGAGCTGCATCCGGCGGACCGTCGGTCCGCCGGCGGCGTACTCCCGGTGCCCGACGACGCTCATCGGCTCACGGCTTACGGCCGACGCCGCAGTACTGGTCGATGGCGGGCGCGTGTGCCTGCTCCGGCTCCGGCCGCCACCGGGTCACCGACACCACCCCCGGCTCCACCAGAGTGAGCCCGTCGAAGAACCGTTCGATCCGATCCGGGCTGCGCAGATGGTACTGCGGGTTCGCGGACTGGTTCCAGATCCGGGCGGCCTCGACCACCCCGGGGCTGGTGTCGCCACCGTCGTAGAGCGCGAGGTGGCTGCCGGACGGCAGGACATCGAGCAGGCTGCGCACGATGTCGCGGGCCTCGTCGTCGGAGGCGATGTGCCCGAGGATGCCCATCAGCATCAGACCGATCGGCTGGCTGAAATCGAGGGTACGGCCGGCTTCGCGCAGGATCGACGCGGGGTCGCGCAGGTCGGCGTCGACGTAGTCGGTCACGCCTTGCGGCGTGCTGGTCAGCAACGCCCGGGCGTGCGCCAGGACCAGCGGGTCGTTGTCGACGTAGACGATCCGGGTCTCCGGAGCCACCGCCTGGGCCACCTCGTGGGTGTTGTCGGCGGTCGGCAGGCCGGTGCCGATGTCCAGGAACTGCCGGATCCCGACCTGCCCGGTCAGGTAGCGCACCGACCGGACCAAGAAGCCCCGGGAGAGCCGGGCATTTTCCACGATCTGCGGGAACGCCGCCCTGATCTGGTCAGCGACCTCGCGGTCGACGGCGTAGTTGTCCTTGCCGCCCAGCCAGTGATTCCAGATCCGGGCCGTCTGCGGCACCGAGGTGTCCAACTTGGGCACCGGGCGCGAGCCGCCATTGGATTCATCGACCATCTGTAGTATCCCTCACGGATCGGGCGTATTCGACGGCTTGCCAGCATAACCACGGCAGATCAACATGACCATGCTCGCATGTGGAAGTTCCAGTCACCGTGCGATGATCAGCTCACGGAGCTGGGCCACCGGCTGCGGCCGGCCATACCGGTAGCCCTGCGCCCGCTGGCAGCCGATCGCCGCGACCGCACCGTGCTGCATCTCGGTCTCCACCCCTTCGGCGACCACCACCAGCCCGAACGCGTCGGCCAGCCGGGTGACCATCTCGACCGTGGCGTAGGCCTTCGGGTCGGGCGAGTCGAGCCGGTCCACGAAAGACCGGTCGATCTTCAGGTCGGTGGCCGGCAGGCGGTGCAGGTAACTCAGCGACGAATAGCCGGTGCCGAAGTCGTCGATCGAGATCCGTACGTCGAGTTCACGCAGCTGGGCGAGTCGGGACAGCACCTCGTCGGTGCTGTCGATCAGTGCCGTCTCGGTCAGCTCCAGGGTCAGCCGGGGGGCGGCCAGCCCGGCCACCGACACTGCCCCGGCCACCATGGCGATCAGATCCGGGCGGCGCAGCTGGGCCGGCGCCAGGTTGACCGCCACCGTGGTGCCGGGCGCCAGCTGCTGCCAGGCGGCCGCGTCGTGGCAGGCAGTGGCGAGCACCCACCGGTCCAGCGGCAGCACCAGACCGGTCTCCTCGGCCAGCGGCAGGAACCGGGCGGGGCTGAGCAGCCCGAGCCGGGGGTGCCGCCACCGCACCAGCGCTTCCGCGCCGCCGATCCGACCGGTGCCGACATCGACGATCGGCTGGTACGCCAGCTCGAACTGGCCGCCGTCGTCGACCGCCCGACGCAGGTCGGCGATCAGTTCGGCCCGGTCGACCGCCGCCCTGCGCAGCTGCGGCGTACAGAACCGGTACGCGGACTTGCCGGCTGCCTTCGCCGCGTACATTGCGATGTCGGCGTCGCGCAGCAGATCGGCATCGCCGTTGTGGTGCGGCCCGTACTCGGCGATGCCGATGCTCGCCGAGGTGACTGTGCCGTCGGCGAGCACCGCGAGCAGCCGGTCGGCCAGCCCGGCCGGGTCCCGGGCCGGGTCGAGCAGGACGGCGAACTCGTCGCCGCCGAGCCGGGCGAGCAGCCCCGCGTCGCCAACGGCGGACCGCATCCGGGCCGCCACCTCGCTGAGCATCGCGTCCCCGGTGGCGTGACCGAACCGGTCGTTGACCTGTTTGAACCCGTCGAGGTCGAGCAGCAGGACGGCGACGCGGCCCGGCTCGGTCAGTGCCGCGATCGACTGCCGCAGCTGGCGGGTGAACAGCAGCCGGTTCGGCAGCCTGGTCAACTGGTCGGTATAGGCGAGCCGGCGCAGCCGGGCGGCGAGCCGGCGGTTCTCGTTCGCGGCCAGGGCCTGCCGGACGGCCAGCGCGGCGAGCAGCGCGACACCGCTGGCATAGATCACCGACGACGGTTCGCCGGCGGTGAGGACCGCTGCGATCGCCGCGCCGACAGTCAGGTACGGCAGCGCGACCCGCCACCACGGCAGCGGCGGCGGCTCGGCGGTCTCGTCGGTTTGATCGAGGTCGGCTGGGGGCGGGTGCCGGCTGGCCAGCGCGACCAGCAGGTAGCTGAGCGGCCAGCAGACGTCCACCGGGTGACCGGGCTGGTAGGTGCCCTGGGCGATCATCGAAACGTAGACGGCGTCCGCCCCGGCCCGCACCGCGAGGCTGACTCCGAGCAGGGTCAGCGCCGGCCACAGCGGTCGAGCCGGTCCGGCGACCGAGATCAGGACGACAAGCTGGATCAGGTCCAGCATCGGGTAGAACATGCCGAGCGCCGTCGCCGTACCGTCCAGTTCTGCGCTGGCCATGTCCCGGTACACGACCACCCAGGCGACCGGGAGCAGCGCCAGCCCGACGATCACCCCGTCCAGCAGCACCCGGGCCCGGCCGACCGCGCTACGCGGTGCGGAGACCGCGCTGAGCAGCGCGGCGGTTCCGGTGACGAGGCCGGCGAAGAAGATCAGGCCGATCAGTGGGGTGTGTGGCAGTGCGTTGGCGGTGAGCCGGCCGACGGTCCAGACGACCCGGCCGATGGCAGCAAGGGTCATGGTCGTCGCCAGCAGCACCCAGAATCGGCGAAGCTGCGGTGGGTGGCGGCGGGCAGCGATCCCACAGGCGGTGGCGGCGCAACTGGCGACGGTGATTGCGCCGAGGTCGCTGACCAGTGCAGCGGCTGGGCCGCCGGCCAGCAGCCACCCCGCCTCGACGGTGATTGTCAGGACCCCGGCGACGACGGCCCAACGACGCGCCCCGCCAGGTCTGTCTGCTGCCACCGGCGGAATCTATCGTCCGTGACGGATACCGCAAGGCAGGCTGTCGGCGAGTTTACAAGGGACCTGACCGGGTGGACCTTCCATCGCGGCCGGTCAGCCGCTGGCGGACACCCGTCGGTACGGTGCCCGCCAACGGCTCTGCGACGTCCTGTTCGCTCAGCCGGCTGGCTGCTCGGCGATCCCGAAGCGCACGCCGCCGTCGTCGTCCACTGCGGCGTCGAGTGACTTGTCCTGCAGCAGGTTGGCCGCCTCGGCGTCGAGGAAGACACGGGCACCGGACGAATCCACCACCTGGTCGCCCGCGATCGGCTGCTCGGCGACGGTCAGGGTGAGCGACCCGGCGGTCGGGTCGGCCGAGATCCGCAGGCCGGCGCTCTCCGGTGCCTGCTGCTGAGTGGTGATCTCGCGAATCACGAAGACCGCGTTGTCGGTCATGGTCAGCATGACAACTCCTTGATCGGATTTCGGAACTACCGGAAACAGGTGATGGCTCACGCGGCGAGGCGGCTCAGCGGCAATGTCGGGTTTGGGGCTGACGGCGCGGCGGACAGTGCGCGGCGGGCGGTCAGGGCGGGCGGCGGAAGCTCCAGGGACTGGGTCGGTCAGCGGCCGTCTACCCGCCCACCGTGCCGGACATCCACCAATCAGTCAAATCTCCACGTTACCCGACTGTCGCCGATGTGGCCGCCGATTGCGTCGTCGGCGCCGGCCAGCCGGGCGACGGTGACCGGTAAAGCGCCGTCCAGGCGGTATCCCACTCCGTGGACGGTTCGCACCACCGGGAGGTCGTCGCCGAGCTTGGCTCGCAACCGGCGGATGTGCACATCGATACTGCGCGGCCCGGACCGGCGGTGCCCGCAGACCCGGTCGAGCAGCTGGGCCCGGGTGAACACCTGCCGAGGGTGGCTGGCGAAGCAGTGCAGCAGGTCGAACTCGCGACGGGTCAGTTGGATCTCGTCGGCTCCGAGCAGCACCATCCTGGCCTCCGGGTAGATCCGTAATGCGGGGTGCCCGACGGGATGGCCGGCCGGCGGTCCCGCGACCGGGCGGCGGTCGGCACCGGTCAGCACCTGCTCGCCGGCCAGGTGCTCCAGCAGATCCATGAGGTGGGCTCGAAGGGTGGCGTCCATTCGGTTATAATGACAACGGTTTTCATTTCAGTCGAGGGGGCGTGCATGCCGCCACCGTCAGCTCCGGTCGGCCGTACCACCCACCGGTCCGCCACCACCCGCCCGGCGGTCACCGTACTGTCCGGTTTCTGGCCCGCCGCCACGATGGCCGTCGCCCGGACCCTGCTCGCCGCCGACCCGGCCCTGCTCGTCGTCCGCTACGACGTCGGCCCGGCACACGACGGTGCCCCGCACCGGGTGCTCCGCGACGGCACCGGCCCGGTCGAAGACGTCCGCCTCGACCTCGTCGACGGCTGCGTCTGCTGCACCCTGCGGGCGGACGCGCCGACCACGTTGGCCCGGCTCGCCGCCGCCCGACCCGGCCGGGACATCGTGCTGGTCCTGCCCGAAGTGGTCGAACCGGAGACGCTCGCCGCCGCCTGCGCGCACGGCCGGGTGGCCGGGCGAACGGTCTGCGACCTGGTCCGGTTCGACTCGTACGTCACGGTCGTCGCCGCCGACCACCTGCTCGACGGCCTGGCCAGCACCGACGACCTCGGTCAACTCGGCATCGCCGCCGCCCCCGGCGACCGCCGTCGGCTTGCCGACGTGATCGCCCGGCAGATTGAGTACGCCGACACGGTCGTGCTGTGGGGCGGGTCGATTGACCAGGCCTTCGAGACGCACCGGCTTGGTGTGCTGCTGTCCCGGATGGCCCCGTGGGCGGTGCACCTACGGGCCGGCGACCAGCCGACGATCGACGCCACCCGGCTCGCCGGCCAACTGCGGCACACCGACCGGCACCGGCCGGAAACGCCGGCGGTCCTGGACCGTGGCGTCGAGGGTCACCTGATCGGGGTGCACGAGCCGGTCGCCGACTGCGGCGTCGTCTCCGCGGTGTTCCGGGCCCGCCGCCCGCTGCACCCCGCCCGGCTGTACGCCGCGTTGGCCGACGTCACGGCGGGTCCGCTGCGGTCCCGTGGGCACCTCTGGCTGGCCAACCGGCCGGAGGCGGTGATCGGCTGGGAGTGCGCCGGCGGCGGACTCACCCTGCGCACCCTCGGCCGGTGGCTGGTCGACCTGCCGGACGAGCAGTGGGAGCAGGCCAGCCCGCAGCGCCGGCTGGCCGCCGCGCTGGACTGGGACCCGTACTACGGCGACCGGCACAGCAACCTGGTCTTCGTAGGCGTCGACTTCGATCCGGTCGACCTGCACCGCCGGCTGGCGGCCTGCCTGCTCACCGACGCCGAACTCGCTGACGGCGAGGCCGGCTGGCGGAACCTGCCGGACCCGTTCACCGGTGGTGGGGTCGGCCCCGGCTGACCCGGCCGGGGCATACGTCAAAGGGCCGGACCCCGGGGTACGGGGTCCGGCCCTTCGCGCTGAGCTTGGGGTGTTTCGGGTCAGCTGTTCCAGTGCTGGGCGACGAGTTCGGCGGCCTGGGTCTCCCACTGGGCGTAGTGGTCCGGGTACGCTGACACCTGCACGGTCTGCGCGGCCTG
Proteins encoded:
- a CDS encoding GTP-binding protein, whose amino-acid sequence is MPPPSAPVGRTTHRSATTRPAVTVLSGFWPAATMAVARTLLAADPALLVVRYDVGPAHDGAPHRVLRDGTGPVEDVRLDLVDGCVCCTLRADAPTTLARLAAARPGRDIVLVLPEVVEPETLAAACAHGRVAGRTVCDLVRFDSYVTVVAADHLLDGLASTDDLGQLGIAAAPGDRRRLADVIARQIEYADTVVLWGGSIDQAFETHRLGVLLSRMAPWAVHLRAGDQPTIDATRLAGQLRHTDRHRPETPAVLDRGVEGHLIGVHEPVADCGVVSAVFRARRPLHPARLYAALADVTAGPLRSRGHLWLANRPEAVIGWECAGGGLTLRTLGRWLVDLPDEQWEQASPQRRLAAALDWDPYYGDRHSNLVFVGVDFDPVDLHRRLAACLLTDAELADGEAGWRNLPDPFTGGGVGPG
- a CDS encoding bifunctional diguanylate cyclase/phosphodiesterase; this translates as MAADRPGGARRWAVVAGVLTITVEAGWLLAGGPAAALVSDLGAITVASCAATACGIAARRHPPQLRRFWVLLATTMTLAAIGRVVWTVGRLTANALPHTPLIGLIFFAGLVTGTAALLSAVSAPRSAVGRARVLLDGVIVGLALLPVAWVVVYRDMASAELDGTATALGMFYPMLDLIQLVVLISVAGPARPLWPALTLLGVSLAVRAGADAVYVSMIAQGTYQPGHPVDVCWPLSYLLVALASRHPPPADLDQTDETAEPPPLPWWRVALPYLTVGAAIAAVLTAGEPSSVIYASGVALLAALAVRQALAANENRRLAARLRRLAYTDQLTRLPNRLLFTRQLRQSIAALTEPGRVAVLLLDLDGFKQVNDRFGHATGDAMLSEVAARMRSAVGDAGLLARLGGDEFAVLLDPARDPAGLADRLLAVLADGTVTSASIGIAEYGPHHNGDADLLRDADIAMYAAKAAGKSAYRFCTPQLRRAAVDRAELIADLRRAVDDGGQFELAYQPIVDVGTGRIGGAEALVRWRHPRLGLLSPARFLPLAEETGLVLPLDRWVLATACHDAAAWQQLAPGTTVAVNLAPAQLRRPDLIAMVAGAVSVAGLAAPRLTLELTETALIDSTDEVLSRLAQLRELDVRISIDDFGTGYSSLSYLHRLPATDLKIDRSFVDRLDSPDPKAYATVEMVTRLADAFGLVVVAEGVETEMQHGAVAAIGCQRAQGYRYGRPQPVAQLRELIIAR
- a CDS encoding helix-turn-helix transcriptional regulator, which encodes MSVVGHREYAAGGPTVRRMQLGARLRRLREAKGISREDAGWTIRASESKISRMELGRVGFKERDVDDLLTLYGVTDHLERDELITLARETNQPGWWHPYGDLLPTWFQYYLDLESAASLIRTYEIQFVPGLLQTEEYARAVIDIGFSESGVREVDRRVELRMARKRVLDRADAPRVWAVIDEAVLCRPIGGARVLRGQIEALAEASEQPGVRLQVVRFRSGGHAAAGGAFSILRFPEQELPDVVYLEHLTSALYLDKREEVDRYAAAVGRLFIEADPPDRTREVLHRALRDL
- a CDS encoding adhesin; this translates as MLTMTDNAVFVIREITTQQQAPESAGLRISADPTAGSLTLTVAEQPIAGDQVVDSSGARVFLDAEAANLLQDKSLDAAVDDDGGVRFGIAEQPAG
- a CDS encoding winged helix-turn-helix domain-containing protein, with amino-acid sequence MDATLRAHLMDLLEHLAGEQVLTGADRRPVAGPPAGHPVGHPALRIYPEARMVLLGADEIQLTRREFDLLHCFASHPRQVFTRAQLLDRVCGHRRSGPRSIDVHIRRLRAKLGDDLPVVRTVHGVGYRLDGALPVTVARLAGADDAIGGHIGDSRVTWRFD
- a CDS encoding SAM-dependent methyltransferase, translating into MVDESNGGSRPVPKLDTSVPQTARIWNHWLGGKDNYAVDREVADQIRAAFPQIVENARLSRGFLVRSVRYLTGQVGIRQFLDIGTGLPTADNTHEVAQAVAPETRIVYVDNDPLVLAHARALLTSTPQGVTDYVDADLRDPASILREAGRTLDFSQPIGLMLMGILGHIASDDEARDIVRSLLDVLPSGSHLALYDGGDTSPGVVEAARIWNQSANPQYHLRSPDRIERFFDGLTLVEPGVVSVTRWRPEPEQAHAPAIDQYCGVGRKP